A genomic stretch from Malus domestica chromosome 15, GDT2T_hap1 includes:
- the LOC139191969 gene encoding uncharacterized protein translates to MTTAATDPAAKPLFTAAPDGAGASAEVVDSEGATEVSEVDGLEAGVEVGGEGGESDDVELDGEEDGEEDGEEEEEEDDVELDGEEDGEEEEVEVVGAEDGEEDASEDLGALEEADGVAAWVADGVAAGVADGVLAEAAGVDDGGLVEDGGGVEDGDWEGDDEGD, encoded by the coding sequence ATGACGACGGCGGCCACGGATCCGGCAGCGAAGCCTCTGTTCACGGCGGCTCCAGATGGGGCGGGAGCCTCAGCAGAAGTAGTCGACTCGGAGGGAGCAACCGAGGTGTCGGAGGTGGATGGGCTGGAGGCGGGAGTGGAGGTGGGTGGGGAGGGTGGAGAGTCGGATGATGTAGAGCTGGATGGGGAGGAGGATGGGGAGGAGGatggggaggaggaggaggaggaggatgatgtAGAGCTTGATGGGGAGGAGGatggggaggaggaggaggtggaggtggtggGGGCGGAGGATGGAGAGGAGGATGCATCCGAAGACTTGGGAGCCTTAGAGGAGGCGGATGGGGTAGCTGCTTGGGTGGCGGATGGGGTCGCTGCTGGGGTGGCGGATGGTGTTTTGGCAGAGGCTGCTGGGGTTGATGATGGTGGTTTAGTGGAGGATGGGGGAGGAGTGGAGGATGGTGATTGGGAGGGAGACGATGAGGGAGATTGA